The following proteins are encoded in a genomic region of Roseinatronobacter sp. S2:
- a CDS encoding TerB family tellurite resistance protein — MGALNPDSGAPKPAIPDGRHALAALLVRAARASEVYDDRQIAQIDAILARRFDLPVPDADKLRLSAADYEQRAGDTVHLTRAIKEIVPLDERPSLLEDLWCVILADGGRHENEDGLMRLVSNLLGLADRESAFARQKVMARNAGIHTA, encoded by the coding sequence ATGGGCGCCCTTAACCCTGACTCCGGGGCGCCCAAACCTGCGATACCCGATGGACGCCATGCCCTTGCCGCACTTCTGGTGCGTGCGGCCCGCGCAAGCGAGGTGTATGACGACCGCCAGATCGCGCAGATCGATGCAATTCTTGCACGCCGTTTCGACCTGCCCGTGCCAGATGCAGACAAATTACGCCTGAGCGCCGCAGACTATGAACAACGCGCCGGTGACACTGTTCACCTGACCCGCGCCATCAAGGAGATCGTGCCGCTGGATGAACGCCCAAGCCTGCTGGAAGATCTGTGGTGCGTTATTCTGGCCGATGGTGGCAGGCATGAAAATGAAGACGGGTTAATGCGGCTTGTGTCCAACCTGCTTGGGTTGGCCGACCGCGAGTCTGCATTTGCGCGCCAAAAGGTGATGGCGCGCAATGCTGGCATTCACACCGCTTAG
- a CDS encoding Glu/Leu/Phe/Val dehydrogenase — protein sequence MLDVKEPGFRENVDLMFRRAVAHLDLPPGLAEKIQICNSTYTVRFGVRLRGKMETFVGYRAVHSEHMEPVKGGIRYAPEVDQNEVEALAALMTYKCALVETPFGGAKGGLCIDPRKYEEHELEQITRRFAYELAKRDLIHPAQNVPAPDMGTGEREMAWIADQYARMNTTDINARACVTGKPLNAGGIKGRVEATGRGVQYALREFFRHPEDVKVTGLKGSLSGKRIIVQGLGNVGYHAAKFLREEDDSVITGVIERDGAIVNPSGLDPDALRDWIVQTGGVKGFDGGEYIADGASVLEAECDILIPAALEGVININNADRIQAPLIIEAANGPITAGADEILREKEIVIIPDLYANAGGVTVSYFEWVKNLSHIRFGRMQRRNEEAHALLLVQELERLSSDKQLGWELAPDFKRRYLQGADELQLVRSGLDDTMRTAYQSISKVWRERPDVKDLRTAAFIVAIERVAASYRAKGL from the coding sequence ATGCTGGATGTCAAGGAACCGGGCTTTCGCGAGAATGTGGATTTGATGTTCCGTCGTGCGGTAGCGCATCTGGACCTGCCGCCCGGACTGGCTGAGAAAATCCAGATTTGCAACTCTACCTATACCGTGCGTTTCGGGGTGCGGCTGCGCGGCAAGATGGAAACCTTTGTCGGGTATCGCGCTGTGCATTCCGAGCATATGGAACCTGTAAAGGGCGGTATCCGCTATGCGCCCGAAGTCGATCAGAACGAGGTGGAAGCACTGGCCGCGCTGATGACGTATAAATGTGCGCTGGTCGAAACACCCTTTGGCGGGGCGAAGGGCGGGTTGTGCATCGACCCGCGCAAATATGAAGAACACGAACTGGAACAGATTACCCGTCGCTTTGCCTATGAACTGGCCAAGCGCGATCTGATTCACCCCGCGCAAAACGTGCCCGCGCCCGATATGGGCACGGGCGAGCGTGAAATGGCATGGATTGCCGACCAGTATGCCCGCATGAACACCACCGACATCAACGCGCGCGCCTGCGTGACCGGCAAGCCGTTGAATGCAGGCGGCATCAAGGGCCGGGTCGAGGCGACGGGCCGCGGGGTGCAATACGCGCTGCGCGAGTTTTTCCGCCACCCCGAGGATGTGAAGGTGACGGGCCTGAAAGGCAGTTTGTCAGGCAAGCGGATCATCGTGCAGGGACTGGGCAATGTGGGGTACCACGCCGCGAAGTTCCTGCGCGAAGAAGATGATTCAGTGATCACGGGGGTTATCGAACGTGACGGGGCCATTGTGAACCCGTCGGGGCTGGACCCTGATGCCCTGCGCGACTGGATTGTCCAGACCGGCGGCGTCAAGGGGTTTGACGGGGGCGAGTATATTGCCGATGGCGCATCTGTGCTGGAAGCGGAATGTGACATTCTGATACCCGCCGCGCTGGAAGGGGTGATCAATATCAACAATGCAGATCGCATTCAGGCCCCGCTGATCATCGAGGCAGCAAATGGCCCGATTACCGCAGGGGCCGATGAAATCCTGCGCGAAAAGGAAATTGTCATCATACCGGACCTTTATGCCAATGCCGGTGGTGTGACAGTGTCCTATTTCGAATGGGTCAAGAACCTTAGCCATATCCGCTTTGGCCGGATGCAACGCCGCAATGAAGAAGCGCATGCGCTGCTGCTGGTTCAGGAACTGGAACGCCTGTCGTCGGACAAGCAACTGGGGTGGGAACTGGCGCCTGATTTCAAGCGCCGCTATTTGCAGGGCGCAGATGAACTGCAACTGGTGCGTTCGGGGCTGGATGACACAATGCGCACCGCGTATCAGTCGATTTCCAAGGTCTGGCGCGAACGCCCCGATGTGAAGGATTTGCGCACCGCAGCCTTTATCGTGGCGATTGAACGGGTTGCGGCCAGCTACCGCGCCAAGGGGCTTTAG
- a CDS encoding TetR/AcrR family transcriptional regulator, giving the protein MARKKNSSAEVTGPRIRSAAQRLFARHGYAAVSMRQIAAEVGVQAGALYLYTPDKQSLLYDMMHDHLAELLASHAALSECADPLAALEQFTRFHIRFHNARSDAVFIAYMELRNLEGDNFSRIEAMRRSYEARLHDVLERGREAGVFELPDTKLATFAVIAMLTGVNTWYREGGRLSLARVEDIYWDMVRKSVGV; this is encoded by the coding sequence ATGGCCCGCAAAAAGAACTCCTCTGCCGAAGTGACCGGACCGCGCATTCGTTCTGCGGCGCAGCGTCTGTTTGCGCGCCACGGGTATGCAGCGGTGTCGATGCGCCAGATCGCAGCCGAAGTGGGCGTGCAGGCGGGCGCGCTGTATCTGTATACGCCCGACAAGCAAAGCCTGCTGTATGATATGATGCATGACCATCTGGCGGAACTGCTGGCCTCGCATGCGGCCCTGTCCGAATGCGCCGACCCGCTGGCCGCGCTGGAGCAGTTCACGCGTTTCCATATCCGGTTTCACAACGCACGAAGCGATGCGGTTTTTATTGCCTATATGGAATTGCGCAACCTTGAGGGTGACAATTTTTCCCGGATCGAGGCAATGCGGCGCAGCTATGAAGCGCGCCTTCATGATGTGCTGGAACGCGGGCGCGAGGCTGGTGTGTTTGAATTGCCCGATACCAAGCTGGCCACCTTCGCGGTGATCGCAATGCTGACGGGGGTGAACACATGGTATCGCGAAGGGGGCAGGCTAAGCCTGGCGCGTGTCGAAGACATATACTGGGACATGGTGCGCAAATCTGTGGGTGTCTGA
- a CDS encoding ABC transporter permease — MALPAYYTAKDKIWHYAFRVICFAIFFFLLAPILIMIPLSFNALPYFTFTREMLTLNPDGYSLRWYQDFLASDSWKRSIRNSFGIGIAAMLVSTFLGTLAALGLSRSEMPAKGLIMGILISPMIVPLIISAAGMFFFFSSINLAQTYLGVVLAHAALGTPFVVITVTATLVGFDHSLTRAAANLGASPTRTFFKITMPLILPGVISGALFAFITSFDEIVVVLFVAGVEQRTIPREMWSGIREDISPTILAVATILVMVSIALLTVVELLRRRGERMRGLSPQ; from the coding sequence ATGGCACTTCCCGCCTATTACACCGCCAAGGATAAGATCTGGCATTATGCCTTTCGGGTGATCTGCTTTGCCATTTTCTTCTTTCTGCTGGCGCCGATCCTGATCATGATCCCGCTAAGTTTCAATGCGCTGCCCTATTTCACGTTCACGCGCGAAATGCTGACATTGAACCCCGATGGATACAGTCTGCGCTGGTATCAGGACTTCTTGGCGTCTGACAGCTGGAAGCGGTCAATTCGCAACTCCTTCGGGATCGGGATCGCGGCGATGCTGGTGTCGACCTTTCTGGGCACGTTGGCGGCCCTTGGGCTGTCGCGGTCTGAAATGCCCGCAAAAGGGCTGATCATGGGCATTCTGATTTCGCCGATGATTGTGCCGCTGATCATTTCGGCTGCGGGAATGTTCTTTTTCTTCTCCAGCATAAATCTCGCGCAAACCTATCTGGGGGTTGTGCTGGCGCATGCGGCCCTTGGCACGCCTTTTGTGGTGATCACCGTGACTGCCACATTGGTGGGCTTTGACCATTCGCTGACACGCGCTGCGGCAAATCTTGGGGCGTCACCCACACGGACGTTTTTCAAGATTACGATGCCGCTTATCCTGCCCGGTGTGATTTCAGGCGCGTTGTTTGCGTTCATCACCTCGTTTGATGAAATCGTCGTGGTGCTGTTTGTGGCCGGTGTTGAGCAACGCACCATCCCGCGCGAAATGTGGTCCGGCATTCGCGAAGATATCAGCCCGACAATTCTGGCAGTGGCGACCATTCTGGTCATGGTGTCGATTGCCCTGCTGACGGTGGTGGAATTGCTGCGCCGCCGGGGCGAGCGGATGCGCGGTCTGTCCCCGCAATAA
- a CDS encoding ABC transporter permease has translation MSQADATQAAPPKREKLFTADGTPLRKALERANRRRKLTALALVGPLLAFILIFFAFPIAQMMWRSVDNPQIVNALPRTLQALDTWDGQGVPNEAVFAALHADMIEDLDRPRREQTIGPLGIRLNYELSAARSAISRTSRAVQNFDAPYSDAFMDAHRLWGQPELWRIIKREGRPLTLSYYIAATDREYDEAGNIVKRPENRQIYVSLFGRTLALSLAITFMTFALGFPIAYFLANMPMRYANLLMIAVLLPFWTSLLVRTSAWIVLLQQQGVINELLVNIGLISDGNRISMIYNQTGTIIAMTHILLPFMVLPLYSVMRTIPVSYTRAAKSLGATPWTAFRRVYFPQTLPGIGAGGVLVFIISIGYYITPALVGGQSGRMISNEIARHIQQSLNWGLAAALGTMLLVGVLVLYWLYNRLVGADSLKFG, from the coding sequence ATGTCTCAGGCCGATGCGACCCAAGCTGCGCCCCCCAAACGTGAAAAACTGTTCACCGCAGATGGCACGCCATTGCGCAAGGCGCTGGAGCGCGCGAACCGCCGCCGCAAGCTGACCGCGTTGGCACTGGTGGGACCGCTGCTTGCGTTTATCCTGATCTTCTTTGCCTTTCCCATTGCGCAGATGATGTGGCGGTCCGTCGACAACCCGCAGATCGTAAATGCATTGCCCCGCACGCTTCAGGCGCTCGATACCTGGGACGGCCAGGGCGTGCCGAATGAGGCTGTTTTCGCAGCCCTTCATGCCGATATGATAGAGGACCTTGATCGCCCGCGCCGCGAGCAGACGATCGGTCCGCTTGGAATTCGACTGAACTACGAACTTAGTGCCGCGCGCAGTGCGATTTCGCGCACATCGCGTGCAGTGCAGAATTTTGATGCCCCTTATTCCGACGCGTTCATGGACGCGCATCGTTTGTGGGGGCAGCCGGAATTGTGGCGCATCATCAAGCGCGAAGGGCGCCCGCTGACGCTGTCCTATTATATTGCGGCAACCGACCGCGAATATGACGAGGCAGGAAATATCGTCAAACGGCCAGAGAACCGGCAGATCTACGTCTCGCTGTTCGGGCGAACGCTCGCGCTGAGCCTTGCCATTACCTTCATGACGTTCGCGCTTGGTTTCCCGATTGCCTATTTCCTTGCGAATATGCCGATGCGCTACGCCAATTTGCTGATGATCGCGGTGCTGTTGCCCTTCTGGACATCGCTTCTGGTGCGAACATCGGCGTGGATTGTGCTGTTGCAACAACAAGGCGTCATAAACGAATTACTGGTCAATATAGGGTTAATATCGGACGGTAACCGAATAAGTATGATCTATAACCAGACCGGCACAATCATAGCGATGACGCATATTTTGCTGCCGTTTATGGTGTTGCCGCTATATTCCGTGATGCGCACCATACCTGTCAGTTACACCCGTGCCGCCAAAAGCCTTGGGGCCACGCCATGGACGGCCTTCCGCCGCGTGTATTTCCCGCAAACATTGCCCGGTATCGGGGCCGGGGGGGTGTTGGTGTTCATCATCTCTATCGGGTATTACATCACGCCCGCGCTTGTGGGCGGCCAGTCAGGGCGGATGATTTCCAATGAAATTGCACGCCATATCCAGCAATCCCTGAACTGGGGCCTGGCGGCCGCGCTTGGAACAATGCTGCTGGTGGGCGTTCTGGTGCTGTATTGGCTGTATAACCGGCTTGTCGGCGCTGACAGCCTGAAATTTGGGTAA
- a CDS encoding ABC transporter substrate-binding protein, with the protein MSSTTKLFGLSAAVSVLALSAAAQDPVSLTIVSWGGAYTTSQQRAYHEPFMEANPHVTINNDDGSANALAGLRAQSQAGNVTWDLVDMLPSDAQLACDEGIIMQIDHDEMLAAAPDGTPASEDFLPGSLGECFIPQIVYSTILTVRPGAFPDDAQPETIMDLFDVENFPGRRALQDRPGTNLEWALYADGVDPDDIYDVLSTPEGVDRAFAKLDTIKDHIIFWTEGAQAPQLLADGEVAFATGYNGRMFEAIEVEGMDARIVYDGQIVEWDGWVVPADGPNLDVVMDYLYFATDTQRLADQAKYIPYGPARASSAALVGDHADLGIDMNQHMPTAPENYFAPIILDNDFWVDYGDELRERFANWMLQ; encoded by the coding sequence ATGTCATCGACTACAAAACTGTTTGGTCTAAGTGCCGCTGTCAGTGTTCTGGCACTCAGCGCAGCCGCGCAAGACCCGGTTTCGCTGACCATCGTATCATGGGGCGGTGCCTACACCACCAGCCAGCAACGCGCCTATCATGAGCCGTTCATGGAAGCGAACCCGCATGTAACCATCAACAATGACGACGGGTCGGCCAATGCGCTGGCCGGTCTGCGCGCCCAGTCCCAGGCAGGGAACGTGACGTGGGATCTGGTCGACATGCTGCCATCGGATGCACAGCTTGCCTGTGACGAAGGCATCATCATGCAGATCGATCATGATGAAATGCTGGCCGCAGCCCCCGATGGGACACCTGCTAGCGAGGATTTCCTGCCCGGCAGCCTTGGGGAATGTTTCATTCCGCAAATTGTGTATTCGACCATTTTGACTGTCCGCCCGGGTGCTTTTCCTGACGACGCGCAGCCAGAAACGATTATGGATCTGTTCGATGTGGAGAACTTCCCCGGTCGGCGCGCGCTGCAAGACCGGCCAGGCACAAATCTGGAATGGGCGCTTTACGCCGATGGGGTAGACCCCGATGATATCTATGATGTGCTCAGCACCCCTGAAGGTGTGGACCGTGCCTTTGCGAAACTGGATACGATCAAGGACCACATCATCTTCTGGACAGAAGGTGCGCAGGCACCACAGCTTCTGGCAGATGGCGAAGTGGCCTTTGCCACCGGCTATAACGGTCGTATGTTTGAGGCGATCGAAGTAGAAGGCATGGATGCCAGGATCGTCTATGATGGTCAAATTGTCGAATGGGATGGTTGGGTTGTGCCCGCAGATGGCCCGAACCTTGATGTCGTGATGGACTACCTGTATTTTGCGACGGATACCCAGCGGTTAGCTGACCAGGCCAAATACATTCCATATGGTCCAGCACGCGCATCATCAGCCGCTCTTGTTGGTGATCACGCCGATCTGGGAATTGACATGAATCAACACATGCCAACTGCCCCTGAAAACTATTTCGCCCCAATCATTCTGGATAACGACTTCTGGGTCGATTACGGCGACGAGCTGCGCGAGCGGTTTGCAAACTGGATGCTGCAATAA
- a CDS encoding ABC transporter ATP-binding protein, with product MSAPEKRDGFVVFDGVQKSYDGETLVVKDLNLSVARGEFLTMLGPSGSGKTTCLMMLAGFETATHGEILLDGRPINSVPPHKRGIGMVFQNYALFPHMTVGENLSFPLEVRGLGKSDREKKIMRALDMVQMGAFANRRPAQLSGGQQQRIALARALVFEPELVLMDEPLGALDKQLREHMQFEITRLAHDLGITTVYVTHDQTEALTMSDNVAVFDDGRIQQLDPPDVLYEAPCNSFVAQFIGENNTLDGVVKEIKGETCIVELDGGEVIDAKPVNVQKVGERTTVSIRPERVEANKSRLDDDAHTIKAEVMEFIYMGDVFRTRLKVAGNENFIMKTRNAPDQVRHKPGDMIEIGWMPTDCRALDHA from the coding sequence GTGAGCGCACCTGAAAAGCGCGACGGATTTGTCGTATTTGATGGCGTCCAGAAAAGCTATGATGGCGAAACACTGGTGGTCAAAGACCTGAACCTTTCGGTCGCCAGGGGAGAGTTTTTAACCATGCTCGGCCCGTCCGGGTCGGGCAAAACAACCTGCCTTATGATGCTGGCAGGGTTCGAAACTGCAACACATGGCGAAATCCTGCTGGACGGGCGGCCGATCAATTCGGTGCCCCCGCATAAACGCGGCATCGGGATGGTGTTTCAGAACTACGCCTTGTTTCCGCACATGACCGTCGGGGAAAACCTGTCCTTTCCGCTTGAAGTGCGGGGGCTTGGCAAATCTGACCGGGAAAAGAAAATTATGCGCGCGCTGGACATGGTGCAGATGGGGGCATTTGCCAACCGCAGGCCAGCCCAGCTTTCTGGCGGCCAGCAACAGCGTATTGCACTTGCCCGCGCACTGGTGTTTGAACCCGAACTGGTGTTGATGGACGAACCGCTGGGCGCGCTGGACAAACAGTTGCGCGAACATATGCAGTTTGAAATCACCCGCCTGGCGCATGATCTGGGCATTACGACAGTCTATGTCACGCATGACCAGACCGAAGCGTTGACAATGTCCGACAATGTCGCCGTGTTTGATGACGGGCGTATCCAGCAGCTTGACCCGCCTGATGTGCTTTATGAAGCTCCGTGCAACAGCTTCGTTGCGCAGTTCATCGGTGAAAACAATACGTTGGACGGCGTTGTCAAAGAGATTAAGGGCGAAACCTGTATTGTTGAACTTGACGGTGGCGAAGTGATCGATGCCAAGCCAGTCAATGTGCAAAAAGTTGGGGAACGCACAACTGTTTCCATTCGTCCCGAACGGGTCGAGGCCAACAAAAGCAGGCTGGATGACGATGCCCACACAATCAAGGCCGAGGTGATGGAGTTCATCTATATGGGCGATGTGTTCCGCACGCGCCTGAAAGTGGCCGGAAATGAGAATTTCATCATGAAAACCCGCAACGCGCCGGATCAGGTGCGCCACAAGCCGGGTGACATGATAGAAATCGGCTGGATGCCGACAGATTGTCGCGCGCTCGACCACGCCTAG
- a CDS encoding peptidoglycan-binding domain-containing protein, with amino-acid sequence MFARYSLIAALSISAAAFPVDQAQAQEGIVGGIIGGIIGGAIANDQRNRAQRAQPQVRQRTAPRPAVSNVQREQNRSVQTALNHFGWNVGTPDGAIGPRSRAGISEYQAFLGFAGTGQLSEFERNILLTAHQRAISGGPQVAQTVSSHPQGLRGLVLVVRDEMSGRSPAQSAGNYGLPAAVASAVDEIAASSDPSAAQLVQRAGFIQLADLNGDGRTDYILDTSVTGSAFWCSAQACTVQVFVSTPEGYVRNDFQAFNVTPAMFTCTRGTCELGAPQQPVTVAAAQPAVPAAPSPTTDVALSVPSAQPAARNPDAGSDVGATIAAAPAIPNFFGGGAPAERSLASHCDRVNLLTNANGGFATRDTMTDASQVLNEQFCLARTYAMADGEELIAQVQGVSAAQITEQCMAFAPSLQPFVSALSVQPQDEVMQSVSAFVLQTGMSPQQLTDTARICLAVGYRQDNMDVAVGAALLLTTLGERAYGELMGHHLVQGFGATRRDDLALAWFELGFDPAKRAVFAPMQPERDSLLRDAVFGQTPQQAAPAAPATLPVFAIPQQ; translated from the coding sequence ATGTTTGCCAGATATAGTCTAATAGCTGCGCTGTCTATCAGCGCTGCGGCGTTCCCTGTCGATCAGGCGCAAGCGCAAGAAGGAATTGTCGGGGGAATTATCGGGGGCATCATTGGCGGCGCGATCGCCAATGACCAGCGCAACCGCGCGCAGCGGGCGCAGCCGCAGGTTCGTCAGCGCACCGCACCGCGCCCCGCCGTCAGCAATGTGCAACGCGAACAGAACCGGTCCGTGCAGACTGCGCTGAACCATTTTGGCTGGAATGTGGGCACGCCCGACGGTGCCATCGGGCCAAGATCGCGTGCAGGGATTTCGGAATATCAGGCGTTTCTGGGCTTCGCAGGCACCGGGCAGTTGTCAGAATTTGAGCGAAACATTTTGCTGACGGCCCATCAACGCGCCATTTCCGGCGGGCCACAGGTCGCGCAAACCGTGTCCAGCCATCCGCAAGGGCTGCGTGGTCTGGTGCTGGTGGTGCGCGACGAGATGTCGGGCCGCAGCCCTGCGCAAAGTGCAGGAAATTACGGGCTGCCAGCAGCGGTGGCCAGCGCGGTGGATGAAATCGCGGCCTCGTCCGACCCAAGTGCTGCGCAGCTTGTCCAGCGGGCAGGGTTCATCCAGCTTGCCGATCTGAATGGCGACGGGCGCACCGATTATATTCTGGACACATCGGTAACGGGCAGTGCGTTCTGGTGCAGCGCGCAGGCCTGCACGGTGCAAGTGTTCGTATCGACGCCCGAAGGCTATGTGCGCAACGATTTTCAGGCATTCAATGTGACACCTGCCATGTTCACCTGCACGCGGGGCACATGCGAGTTGGGCGCGCCCCAACAGCCGGTGACTGTGGCCGCGGCCCAGCCGGCGGTCCCCGCCGCGCCATCGCCCACAACTGACGTCGCGCTGTCCGTGCCATCGGCGCAGCCGGCCGCGCGCAACCCTGATGCGGGTTCTGATGTTGGTGCCACAATCGCCGCTGCACCCGCGATTCCCAATTTCTTTGGGGGTGGTGCTCCGGCTGAACGGTCGCTTGCGTCGCATTGTGACCGTGTGAACCTGCTGACCAATGCCAACGGTGGCTTTGCCACGCGTGACACCATGACCGACGCGTCACAGGTTCTGAATGAACAGTTCTGCCTTGCGCGCACCTATGCCATGGCAGATGGCGAGGAACTGATCGCGCAGGTGCAGGGGGTAAGTGCAGCGCAGATTACAGAGCAATGCATGGCATTTGCACCTTCGCTGCAACCTTTTGTCTCGGCGCTGTCGGTCCAGCCCCAAGACGAGGTGATGCAATCTGTCAGCGCATTCGTTTTGCAAACCGGCATGAGCCCGCAACAGCTGACTGACACAGCGCGCATTTGTCTGGCCGTGGGGTATCGTCAGGATAATATGGATGTGGCCGTTGGTGCGGCGTTGCTGCTGACCACTTTGGGAGAACGCGCCTATGGCGAGTTGATGGGCCACCATCTGGTTCAGGGGTTTGGCGCGACCAGGCGTGATGATCTGGCGCTGGCGTGGTTCGAGTTGGGGTTTGATCCGGCAAAACGCGCGGTCTTTGCGCCCATGCAGCCCGAACGTGACAGCCTGTTGCGCGACGCGGTATTCGGCCAGACCCCGCAACAAGCGGCACCCGCCGCACCCGCGACGTTGCCGGTCTTTGCCATCCCGCAGCAGTGA
- the lipB gene encoding lipoyl(octanoyl) transferase LipB, which translates to MTTAPVEWRTLPGLSDYTQTLRAMEDRVARIAAGDATEAIWLLEHPPLYTAGTSARPEDLTAPDRFPVFNAGRGGQYTYHGPGQRVAYAMLDLNRRGRDVRCFVHQMEDWVIATLDQFGIRGERRAGRVGVWVMRPDKAPNPDGTVREDKVAAIGIKLRRWVSFHGLSINVEPDLGHFDGIIPCGIREHGVTSLVDLGLPVTLEDVDLALQRAFGQVFGDTPPDCA; encoded by the coding sequence ATGACCACCGCCCCCGTCGAATGGCGCACCCTGCCCGGATTGTCGGATTACACCCAGACCCTGCGCGCCATGGAAGACCGCGTCGCGCGCATTGCCGCCGGTGACGCCACTGAGGCGATATGGCTGCTGGAACACCCGCCCCTGTATACCGCAGGCACCAGCGCACGCCCCGAGGACCTGACCGCCCCCGACAGGTTTCCGGTGTTCAATGCGGGGCGCGGCGGACAATATACCTACCATGGCCCCGGCCAGCGTGTCGCCTATGCGATGCTGGACCTGAACCGGCGCGGCCGCGACGTGCGGTGTTTTGTGCACCAGATGGAAGACTGGGTCATAGCCACGCTGGACCAGTTCGGCATTCGCGGCGAACGGCGCGCGGGCCGTGTGGGCGTCTGGGTCATGCGCCCCGACAAGGCCCCCAACCCCGACGGCACCGTGCGCGAAGACAAGGTTGCGGCCATCGGGATCAAACTGCGCCGCTGGGTCAGCTTTCACGGGCTGTCCATCAATGTTGAACCCGACCTTGGGCATTTCGACGGAATCATCCCCTGCGGAATCAGGGAACACGGTGTCACATCGCTGGTCGATCTTGGGCTGCCGGTCACGCTGGAAGATGTCGATCTGGCGCTGCAACGGGCATTTGGGCAGGTCTTTGGCGACACACCGCCAGACTGCGCTTGA